One window of Cohnella hashimotonis genomic DNA carries:
- a CDS encoding ABC transporter permease, with amino-acid sequence MRLRSFWHDVKKYRMFLLMLTPAVVFYLLFAYIPMAGIVIAFKRYDYAGGIFGSAWNGLDNFRFFFDSGNAWQVTRNTALYNVAFIVVNNALQIFAAILLFEVGGKWFRKIIQSSLFLPYFISWVVVGAIAYNLLNYDIGTVNAMLRGLGMEPVDIYNTPAYWPFLLVLVSAWKGLGYGTVMYLAAITSIDTEMYEAAEIDGANIFQRILKVTIPNLYPTIIILVLLAVGNIFRGDFGMFYNMVGNNGMLFSATDVIDTFVFRSLITSNDIGMSAAAGVFQSVLGFATIMAVNYAVRRYDKDRALF; translated from the coding sequence ATGCGGCTGCGCAGCTTCTGGCACGATGTGAAAAAATACAGGATGTTCTTGTTGATGCTGACCCCTGCGGTGGTCTTCTACCTTTTATTCGCTTATATCCCGATGGCGGGCATCGTCATCGCGTTCAAGCGCTACGATTACGCCGGCGGCATTTTCGGCAGCGCGTGGAACGGACTGGACAACTTCCGCTTTTTCTTCGATTCCGGCAACGCTTGGCAGGTGACGCGCAACACGGCGCTGTACAACGTCGCGTTTATCGTCGTGAACAACGCCCTGCAGATTTTCGCCGCGATCCTGCTGTTCGAAGTCGGAGGCAAGTGGTTTCGCAAAATCATTCAGTCGTCGCTGTTCCTCCCGTATTTCATCTCATGGGTCGTGGTCGGCGCCATCGCCTACAACCTGCTGAACTACGACATCGGTACCGTGAACGCCATGCTCAGAGGACTCGGGATGGAACCGGTCGACATCTACAACACGCCCGCCTACTGGCCGTTCCTGCTGGTGCTGGTGTCCGCCTGGAAGGGGCTCGGGTACGGCACGGTCATGTATCTGGCCGCCATCACGAGCATCGACACCGAGATGTACGAGGCGGCGGAGATCGACGGGGCGAACATTTTCCAGCGCATCCTGAAGGTGACGATTCCGAACCTTTACCCGACGATCATCATCCTGGTGCTGCTGGCGGTGGGCAACATTTTCCGCGGGGACTTCGGGATGTTCTACAACATGGTCGGCAACAACGGGATGCTGTTCTCCGCGACGGACGTCATCGACACCTTCGTCTTCCGGTCGCTCATCACGTCCAACGACATCGGCATGTCGGCCGCGGCAGGCGTCTTCCAGTCGGTGCTCGGCTTCGCCACGATCATGGCGGTCAACTATGCGGTACGGCGGTACGACAAAGACCGCGCCCTATTCTAA
- a CDS encoding carbohydrate ABC transporter permease: MSATELNADKSFAKTSGVKKTDQKIFAAIGYGALTIMALLCLLPFLLVVSSSLTSENKIITAGYQFIPTDFSVEAYSILFKYPTEMIQAYLVTIGVTIGGTLLGLFLTSMTSYALSRRDFKWRNGFSFFFFFTTLFSGGLVPWYLLIVNYLHMKDTVLALIVPLVLNVFYIIVMKSFLGGIPEAIVESAKIDGAGDFRIYAQLILPLSKPALATIGLFLALAYWNDWYNALLFVSDEKLMPLQYYLYKMLGNMDGMRKAMMGAGAVVTTAIPTESLKMAMTVVATGPILLAYPFVQRYFVQGLTIGAVKG; this comes from the coding sequence ATGAGCGCAACGGAGCTGAATGCGGACAAGTCGTTCGCCAAAACCTCGGGCGTCAAAAAGACGGATCAGAAAATATTCGCCGCCATCGGGTACGGGGCGCTGACGATCATGGCGCTGCTCTGCCTGCTGCCGTTCCTGCTGGTCGTATCGTCGTCGCTCACGAGCGAGAACAAGATCATTACGGCGGGGTATCAGTTTATACCGACGGACTTTTCGGTAGAGGCGTACAGCATTTTGTTCAAATACCCGACCGAGATGATCCAGGCCTACCTGGTGACGATCGGGGTGACGATCGGCGGGACGCTGCTGGGATTGTTCCTGACCTCGATGACGTCCTACGCGCTGTCCCGCAGGGACTTCAAGTGGCGCAACGGCTTTTCGTTCTTCTTTTTCTTCACCACCCTGTTCAGCGGCGGGCTCGTCCCGTGGTACCTGCTCATCGTGAACTACCTGCACATGAAGGATACGGTGCTCGCGCTGATCGTGCCGCTCGTGCTCAACGTCTTTTACATCATCGTGATGAAATCGTTCCTCGGCGGCATTCCGGAGGCGATCGTCGAGTCGGCTAAGATCGACGGCGCAGGCGACTTCCGCATCTACGCGCAGCTGATTCTGCCGCTCTCCAAGCCGGCGCTCGCGACGATCGGGCTGTTCCTGGCGCTGGCCTACTGGAACGACTGGTACAACGCACTGCTGTTCGTCTCCGACGAGAAGCTGATGCCGCTCCAGTATTACTTGTACAAAATGCTGGGCAACATGGATGGCATGCGCAAGGCGATGATGGGCGCGGGGGCTGTGGTTACGACGGCGATCCCGACAGAGAGCCTGAAGATGGCGATGACGGTCGTCGCGACCGGCCCGATCCTGCTGGCGTACCCGTTCGTGCAGCGGTACTTCGTTCAGGGCCTCACGATCGGCGCGGTAAAGGGATGA
- a CDS encoding ABC transporter substrate-binding protein yields the protein MLRKSRWTMFTLLFAFVMIMSACGNNNKNSGSSASQSTEPSKSASTTASASAASSSAAAPAEGAVDTSKEVKLKMIFVGPKPVDYDSVFAEINKKLKEKINATIEGEFLDWSDWAQKYPLKLAADENFDLIYSANWAGYNDQALKGGFLELTDDMLAKYAPQAWANMSKVSWDQAKVNGKLYMVPQNRGESVEKLILYREDLRKKYNLPEINSPEAYATYLKTIAEKEKGIVPFTPETGDWKFHNLDRVLLKQQNEWNMFDLDMPFAFKLTDEKGQVFNVYNTPEFKQLATYYKDLADHNAWSKNVLNSKNDHQADFKAGKTASITHNNGTLGALMALMRQENSPYEVALADINQGKKKSVAISTQNGTSVHATSKNPERALMAIDLLQNDKELHDLVMYGINGVHYEPVGDDKYKALDKNPNYTGFSNWSFNSPLNRDNEAFPQEASDLVKSWEANVYHYPLETFVFDNSKVKTEIANVGNVMLRYGIPLEYGLVKDIDKGLADLNKQLEAAGIAKIQTELQSQIDAFLAKN from the coding sequence ATGTTGAGAAAAAGCAGATGGACGATGTTCACGCTTTTGTTCGCTTTTGTGATGATCATGAGCGCATGCGGCAATAACAACAAGAATTCGGGGTCGTCAGCCAGTCAGAGTACGGAGCCGTCGAAGAGCGCATCGACTACAGCATCAGCCTCGGCCGCGAGCAGCAGTGCCGCCGCGCCGGCCGAAGGCGCCGTCGACACGTCCAAAGAAGTGAAGCTCAAAATGATCTTCGTCGGACCGAAGCCGGTGGACTACGATTCCGTTTTCGCCGAGATCAACAAGAAGCTCAAAGAGAAAATTAATGCGACAATCGAAGGCGAGTTCCTCGACTGGTCCGACTGGGCGCAGAAGTATCCGCTCAAGCTGGCCGCCGACGAGAACTTTGACCTGATCTACTCGGCTAACTGGGCGGGCTACAACGACCAGGCGCTGAAGGGCGGCTTCCTCGAGCTCACAGACGATATGCTCGCCAAGTATGCGCCGCAGGCATGGGCGAACATGTCCAAAGTCAGCTGGGATCAGGCGAAGGTCAACGGCAAGCTGTACATGGTGCCGCAGAACCGCGGAGAATCCGTTGAGAAGCTGATCCTGTACCGCGAAGACCTGCGCAAAAAATACAACCTGCCCGAGATCAACAGCCCTGAAGCGTATGCCACTTATCTGAAAACGATTGCGGAGAAAGAAAAGGGCATCGTGCCGTTTACCCCGGAGACGGGCGACTGGAAATTCCACAACCTCGACCGCGTGCTGCTCAAGCAGCAGAACGAGTGGAACATGTTCGACCTGGATATGCCGTTTGCCTTCAAGCTGACGGACGAGAAGGGGCAAGTATTCAACGTTTACAACACGCCGGAATTCAAGCAATTGGCGACGTATTACAAAGATCTCGCGGACCACAACGCCTGGTCGAAAAACGTCCTTAACAGCAAAAACGACCATCAGGCGGACTTCAAGGCGGGCAAGACGGCTTCGATCACGCACAACAATGGCACGCTCGGCGCGCTGATGGCACTCATGCGCCAGGAAAACTCGCCTTATGAAGTGGCGCTGGCGGACATCAACCAAGGCAAGAAAAAGTCGGTGGCGATCTCGACGCAGAACGGCACGTCGGTGCACGCGACCTCCAAAAACCCGGAGCGCGCGCTGATGGCGATCGATCTGCTGCAAAACGACAAAGAGCTGCACGACCTGGTCATGTACGGCATCAACGGCGTCCACTACGAGCCGGTCGGCGACGACAAGTACAAGGCGCTCGACAAGAACCCGAACTACACGGGCTTCTCCAACTGGAGCTTCAATTCGCCGCTCAACCGCGACAACGAAGCGTTCCCGCAAGAAGCATCCGACTTGGTCAAGAGTTGGGAAGCGAATGTGTACCACTACCCGCTCGAGACGTTCGTGTTCGACAACAGCAAGGTCAAGACGGAGATCGCCAACGTCGGCAACGTCATGCTGCGCTACGGCATCCCGCTCGAGTACGGCCTGGTCAAGGACATCGACAAGGGCCTGGCCGATCTGAACAAGCAGCTGGAGGCGGCGGGCATCGCCAAGATCCAGACCGAGCTGCAATCGCAGATCGACGCGTTTTTGGCTAAGAACTAA
- a CDS encoding polysaccharide lyase family 8 super-sandwich domain-containing protein yields the protein MIMSLSLLFACLSQIGIASVSANDAYDDLRIKWAEALTGGTGYNTSDPDIAKKVAMAAQTSWGSLNKTAGRTYLWSDLNNAADATVTTYNFARVKEMAVAYKTYGSSLYGNTTLKTDIIDALDWLYTNRYNETTGPETWYTWYDQEIATPLQLTDTVILMYDDLIATPGKITNYMNAISHFSPDPTMISMHDAGTVNEATGANRIWKSQIVAVQGVIMKSSAKLTAAKDALNQVMDYVVKDDGFYKDGSFVQHLIFSYNGGYGANLIQDIANVLYLLNGSSWQSTYAGLSNVYNWVYDAYEPFIYDGSMMDMVRGREIARSETQGKVIANKVMGGILRLAQIAPPADAQRMKSMVKYWLQQDSASSFYRDANLSVLQLAKAVMNDTNIVPRGQLSLAKVYAGMDRAISLKPGFGFGVSMSSKRIANYETGINQNYKGWYTGEGMTYLYNNDSLQYVDYWPTVNKYRLPGTTVDTMARADNSGAAYLSPNTWTGGTELLNQYTATGMDLKAYGSTLKAKKSWFTFDDEIVALGSGINSTDGRTIETTIENRSLNKASIAHGIDTNSAAATPAGSEPMRLMVNQVTDSGNDGFNLPENTLDNNLNTRWTSLGDGQWIQYDLGKVQTVAYVGINFLSQTARATSFDIQVSSNNSVWTTVYSGSSTVGGTAADIQVFNFTDVNARYVKIVGHGNTSNQYNHITEVQIYGPNALNSVIPISVAPLKALSTTNNLETIDNDIFTRWSSVGDGQSLKYDLGSNVTVGYAGIGFFIGNVRKYSFDIQTSTDDATWTTVFSGQSVLTSEIHAYDLTDSTARYVKIIFHGNDLDLGNRLSEIQFYAPNALGTVLNPLHTATKYNGDEQLIVNGVTKPAGLGWIEQMSAVSTVYMEGTGGYYFPQPAAIKGLRESRQGNWAQLSVLGGTANVTKKYLTLWYDHGTNPVDKDYAYVMLPNKTAQQTTAYSNNPDISIVVNNASVQMVKENGLGITGANFWTPDIADGIIAYNPSSIMLKDQAGVMDIAVSDPTHLQDKITYEITKTGGTVTQKDSTITILQLSPTIKFEVNTQAKDGASHKLSIQYDTSAPIPPTSAISVVDDVYDYSKIFSHTANLVFSSSNAARMGGDTSKLVRTKNLQENVIYKAFGSMNMDAFDVDTWFAYNEPIVDFEFYASPDNINYTLVAPTRTVVLGTGTNYHKVSYSNTVPAGTKYLKIVYMNNTANAWNPALARAVITSKL from the coding sequence ATGATCATGAGTTTGAGTCTCTTATTCGCCTGTTTATCGCAGATCGGAATCGCAAGCGTAAGCGCGAACGATGCGTACGACGATTTGAGGATCAAATGGGCGGAAGCGCTTACCGGAGGCACGGGATACAATACGTCCGATCCGGACATTGCCAAAAAAGTCGCCATGGCGGCCCAGACGAGCTGGGGCAGCTTGAATAAGACGGCAGGCAGAACCTACTTATGGTCCGATTTAAACAATGCTGCCGATGCAACGGTCACGACCTATAATTTTGCCCGAGTCAAGGAAATGGCCGTCGCGTACAAAACGTACGGATCGAGTCTGTATGGGAATACCACGCTCAAAACGGATATCATTGATGCGCTCGACTGGTTGTATACGAATCGATATAACGAAACGACGGGGCCCGAGACATGGTATACCTGGTACGACCAGGAGATTGCCACGCCGCTCCAGCTGACCGACACCGTTATTTTAATGTACGATGACTTGATCGCGACCCCCGGTAAGATCACCAACTATATGAATGCGATATCGCATTTCTCTCCTGACCCCACTATGATATCGATGCACGATGCGGGGACTGTAAATGAAGCAACGGGCGCCAATCGCATTTGGAAGTCCCAGATCGTCGCGGTGCAAGGCGTGATTATGAAATCGAGCGCCAAACTGACGGCTGCCAAAGATGCGTTAAATCAAGTCATGGATTATGTCGTTAAAGACGACGGGTTTTATAAAGACGGTTCATTCGTCCAGCATCTTATATTCTCGTACAATGGCGGTTACGGAGCGAACCTGATACAGGATATCGCAAATGTCTTGTATTTATTGAACGGTTCGTCATGGCAATCCACCTATGCGGGCTTATCGAATGTTTATAATTGGGTCTACGATGCCTATGAGCCTTTTATCTATGACGGTTCTATGATGGACATGGTTAGAGGCAGGGAAATCGCAAGGTCCGAAACGCAAGGTAAGGTTATAGCCAATAAAGTGATGGGCGGCATTTTGCGGTTGGCTCAGATCGCCCCGCCCGCGGATGCGCAGCGGATGAAGTCCATGGTCAAATATTGGCTTCAACAAGATTCGGCTTCCAGCTTCTATAGGGACGCCAATTTGAGCGTGCTCCAGCTCGCAAAGGCGGTCATGAACGATACGAACATCGTCCCAAGAGGTCAGCTGTCGTTAGCCAAAGTATACGCGGGTATGGACAGAGCGATCAGTCTGAAGCCGGGATTCGGATTCGGCGTCAGCATGTCCTCCAAGCGAATCGCTAACTATGAGACGGGGATTAATCAAAATTATAAAGGCTGGTACACCGGCGAAGGGATGACTTATTTATATAATAACGATTCGCTTCAATATGTGGATTATTGGCCGACGGTCAACAAATACCGCTTGCCGGGTACGACGGTAGATACGATGGCTAGAGCGGATAACTCGGGTGCGGCCTACTTGAGTCCGAACACATGGACCGGCGGCACGGAACTGCTGAATCAATACACGGCGACAGGCATGGATTTGAAAGCCTATGGCAGCACGCTTAAGGCCAAAAAATCCTGGTTCACGTTCGACGATGAGATCGTTGCCCTGGGGAGCGGAATCAACAGTACGGATGGCAGAACGATCGAAACGACGATTGAAAATAGAAGTCTGAATAAAGCGAGCATCGCGCACGGGATCGATACGAACTCTGCGGCTGCGACCCCGGCGGGAAGCGAACCGATGCGATTGATGGTCAATCAAGTGACCGATAGCGGCAACGACGGCTTCAATTTACCGGAAAATACGCTGGATAATAACCTGAATACCAGATGGACTTCCTTGGGCGACGGCCAGTGGATTCAATACGATCTCGGAAAAGTGCAGACTGTCGCGTATGTCGGCATCAACTTCTTGAGTCAAACGGCCAGAGCCACCAGCTTTGATATCCAGGTGTCCAGCAACAACTCAGTTTGGACCACGGTCTATAGCGGCAGTTCCACGGTGGGGGGAACCGCAGCGGATATCCAAGTATTCAACTTCACGGATGTCAATGCGCGATATGTGAAGATTGTCGGCCATGGCAACACCTCTAACCAATATAACCACATAACAGAGGTGCAAATTTATGGCCCGAATGCGCTAAATTCAGTCATTCCGATCTCGGTTGCTCCGCTCAAAGCGTTGTCTACGACGAACAATCTCGAAACGATCGACAACGATATCTTTACGCGTTGGTCGTCCGTAGGCGATGGACAATCGCTGAAATACGATCTGGGAAGCAACGTGACGGTGGGGTATGCCGGCATCGGCTTCTTCATCGGCAATGTCCGGAAGTATTCGTTCGACATTCAGACCTCGACGGATGACGCCACTTGGACGACGGTATTCAGCGGTCAAAGCGTTTTGACTTCCGAAATACACGCTTACGACCTGACGGATTCGACGGCCAGGTACGTGAAAATCATTTTCCACGGGAATGATCTCGATCTGGGCAATCGGCTGTCGGAGATTCAGTTCTATGCGCCCAATGCGCTGGGAACGGTGCTTAATCCCCTGCACACGGCTACCAAATATAACGGCGACGAACAGCTGATCGTCAACGGCGTTACCAAGCCTGCCGGCTTGGGTTGGATAGAGCAGATGTCCGCCGTGTCCACCGTGTATATGGAAGGTACGGGAGGATACTACTTCCCTCAGCCTGCCGCGATAAAGGGCCTTAGAGAATCCAGGCAAGGCAACTGGGCGCAATTAAGCGTTCTGGGAGGGACAGCAAACGTTACCAAGAAATATTTGACCCTCTGGTACGATCATGGGACTAACCCGGTGGATAAGGATTATGCTTACGTGATGCTGCCGAATAAGACGGCGCAGCAAACGACGGCTTATAGCAACAATCCGGACATTTCCATCGTCGTCAACAATGCCAGCGTTCAGATGGTAAAGGAGAATGGATTGGGCATCACGGGGGCTAATTTCTGGACGCCGGATATCGCAGACGGTATCATCGCGTACAATCCTTCGTCGATTATGCTGAAGGATCAGGCCGGCGTCATGGACATTGCCGTATCCGATCCTACGCATCTCCAGGACAAAATTACGTATGAGATCACGAAGACAGGCGGTACCGTCACGCAAAAGGATTCGACCATCACGATCCTGCAATTAAGTCCGACGATCAAGTTCGAGGTCAATACGCAGGCCAAGGACGGGGCCTCGCATAAATTGTCGATTCAATACGATACGTCCGCCCCTATTCCGCCGACAAGCGCGATCTCGGTCGTGGACGACGTTTACGATTATTCGAAGATTTTCTCGCATACGGCCAATTTAGTGTTCAGCTCGTCCAATGCGGCCAGGATGGGAGGAGACACTTCCAAATTAGTCAGAACGAAAAATCTGCAAGAAAATGTCATCTACAAAGCATTCGGAAGCATGAATATGGATGCCTTCGACGTGGACACCTGGTTTGCGTATAACGAGCCCATCGTCGATTTTGAATTCTACGCTTCGCCGGATAATATCAACTACACGCTGGTTGCGCCTACCCGGACGGTGGTGCTGGGCACGGGAACGAATTATCACAAGGTTAGCTACAGCAATACGGTTCCGGCAGGCACCAAGTATTTAAAAATCGTATATATGAACAATACGGCCAATGCGTGGAATCCGGCGCTGGCGAGAGCCGTAATCACGAGCAAGCTCTGA
- a CDS encoding extracellular solute-binding protein has product MKRHGRAVKALAGIILCMSIIAGCSSNNAKESQTSEASAQPSASASASPTASASSTASAAPAETQETAFTKFDPPVTISAAITLRPSDKLRFGDTTENNPVTRWLSENLGIITKFQWVVTDTAAFETKVRLALASGEALPDVLYTGGSLLEELIDSGKIQTIDEAYEKYASPRLKDLYAKNPAVWATAKRDGKIIGLPDVANGVVGNKVMWIRQDWLDKLQLKAPTNVEEFEKVLDAFTNQDPDGNGKKDTFGMAFGANTGYHKPTNNYMADSEFLFGQDQPYLWIKGDDGQLYYGANSPNVKKGLAKLNEWFNKGYFNPDFGTMDAAQAMADFTSGKAGIAMAAGWAGGWPIGTAVQEAKSKNQTLNIKPYPIPSGITGEVGRQESQPSYGTYVFRKGFNNMEAVFKYYDTMYGCLIEDPKCPFAIGQGEGYDYVMKDGKPDWKNVPDGLVSLSRYLIFPSNGTAPTNVMEGPSIYQRVAAGKRDNVFEQKLAASNDSLAIEGFSVAYQQMDKDVKNGFYGANTPTMKEKWEQLNTLEDQAYLQIIYGKKSLDYFDTFLKQWHDQGGTQITKEINEAVAKQQ; this is encoded by the coding sequence ATGAAACGGCATGGGAGAGCAGTCAAAGCATTAGCCGGCATCATTCTTTGCATGAGCATCATCGCCGGATGTTCGAGCAATAACGCGAAGGAATCGCAAACGAGCGAGGCCAGCGCGCAACCGTCCGCAAGCGCAAGCGCGAGTCCGACGGCATCGGCTAGTTCAACCGCGTCAGCGGCTCCCGCCGAGACGCAGGAGACGGCATTCACTAAATTCGATCCGCCCGTTACGATCTCGGCGGCGATTACGCTGCGGCCTTCCGATAAGCTCCGCTTCGGGGATACGACAGAGAACAATCCCGTCACGCGTTGGCTGAGCGAGAACCTGGGCATTATCACCAAGTTCCAATGGGTGGTCACGGATACCGCCGCATTCGAGACCAAAGTGCGCCTGGCGCTTGCTAGCGGCGAGGCTTTGCCGGATGTGCTGTACACGGGCGGAAGCCTGCTCGAAGAGCTGATCGATTCCGGCAAAATTCAAACCATCGACGAAGCCTACGAGAAATACGCCTCGCCAAGATTAAAGGACTTGTACGCCAAAAACCCGGCCGTATGGGCAACGGCCAAGAGAGACGGCAAAATTATCGGTCTGCCGGATGTCGCCAATGGTGTCGTCGGCAACAAGGTCATGTGGATTCGCCAGGATTGGCTGGATAAGCTGCAGCTGAAGGCGCCGACCAATGTCGAGGAGTTCGAAAAGGTGCTGGATGCCTTCACGAACCAGGATCCCGACGGCAACGGCAAGAAGGACACGTTCGGCATGGCATTCGGCGCCAACACTGGCTACCACAAGCCGACTAACAATTACATGGCGGACAGCGAGTTTTTGTTCGGACAGGATCAGCCTTACCTGTGGATCAAAGGCGACGACGGACAGCTGTATTACGGCGCCAACAGTCCGAATGTCAAAAAGGGATTGGCCAAATTGAACGAGTGGTTTAACAAAGGCTACTTCAATCCCGACTTCGGCACGATGGACGCGGCGCAGGCGATGGCGGACTTCACTTCCGGAAAAGCCGGAATCGCCATGGCGGCGGGCTGGGCAGGCGGTTGGCCGATCGGCACGGCGGTGCAGGAAGCGAAAAGCAAAAACCAAACGCTCAATATTAAGCCGTATCCGATCCCGTCGGGCATCACGGGCGAGGTGGGCCGTCAAGAATCGCAGCCGTCCTACGGTACCTATGTATTCCGCAAAGGCTTTAACAATATGGAAGCCGTGTTTAAATACTACGACACGATGTACGGCTGCCTGATCGAGGATCCGAAATGCCCGTTCGCCATCGGGCAGGGCGAAGGCTACGATTACGTCATGAAAGACGGCAAACCGGATTGGAAAAACGTTCCCGACGGACTGGTGAGCCTGAGCAGATACTTGATTTTCCCTTCGAACGGAACCGCGCCGACGAACGTCATGGAAGGCCCGAGCATTTACCAGCGCGTCGCCGCAGGTAAACGGGATAATGTGTTCGAACAAAAACTGGCGGCAAGCAACGACAGTTTGGCCATCGAGGGCTTCTCGGTCGCGTACCAGCAGATGGATAAAGACGTGAAAAACGGCTTCTACGGCGCGAATACGCCGACGATGAAGGAGAAATGGGAGCAGCTGAATACGCTGGAGGACCAAGCTTACTTGCAAATTATTTACGGGAAGAAGAGTCTGGATTACTTCGATACCTTCCTGAAGCAATGGCATGACCAGGGCGGCACGCAAATTACCAAAGAAATTAACGAAGCCGTTGCCAAACAGCAATAA
- a CDS encoding ABC transporter permease, whose protein sequence is MKTLNLRKTWPLHVFLLPSVLLLILFNYIPMVGFMIGFEDFKPWLGIFKSPFVGLKHFKFMFHDPVALQVIWNTLLIAVLKIIAGSIAPFAFALLLNEVRMMLFKRTVQSLVYLPHFINWVILGGILTDILSTNGLINQFLGWLGVNNVDFLQSGNWFRATLIISDVWKEFGFGTILYLAAMAGINPNMYEAADIDGANNFQKAIYMTIPAVIPIAIVLVTLSLGNILNAGFDQVFNMYNPLVYPKGDIIDTYVYRVGLQQGSFSLATAVGFFKSVIGFILIATTYRLAAKYANYRIF, encoded by the coding sequence ATGAAAACCTTAAACCTGAGAAAAACATGGCCGCTGCATGTGTTTTTATTGCCCTCGGTCCTGCTGCTCATCCTATTTAATTACATCCCGATGGTCGGGTTTATGATCGGCTTTGAGGACTTTAAGCCGTGGCTGGGCATTTTTAAATCTCCGTTCGTCGGTTTGAAGCATTTTAAGTTCATGTTCCATGATCCGGTGGCGCTGCAGGTGATCTGGAATACGCTCCTGATCGCCGTATTAAAAATCATAGCCGGTTCGATCGCTCCGTTCGCTTTTGCGCTGTTGCTCAATGAAGTAAGAATGATGTTATTCAAGCGGACGGTCCAATCCCTTGTTTATTTGCCCCATTTCATCAATTGGGTCATTCTCGGCGGGATTTTGACGGATATTCTCTCCACGAACGGTTTGATCAATCAGTTTTTAGGCTGGCTGGGCGTGAACAACGTTGATTTTCTCCAAAGCGGGAACTGGTTTCGCGCGACATTGATTATCAGCGATGTGTGGAAAGAGTTCGGGTTCGGGACCATTCTCTATCTGGCGGCCATGGCGGGGATCAATCCGAATATGTACGAAGCCGCCGATATCGATGGCGCCAACAACTTTCAAAAGGCGATTTATATGACGATTCCGGCCGTTATTCCGATTGCGATCGTACTGGTGACCTTGTCGCTGGGCAATATCTTGAACGCGGGCTTCGATCAAGTATTTAACATGTATAATCCGTTGGTTTACCCCAAAGGGGACATTATCGATACGTACGTGTATCGTGTCGGTTTGCAGCAAGGCTCCTTCAGCTTGGCCACGGCGGTCGGATTTTTCAAATCGGTCATCGGATTTATTTTGATCGCCACCACTTATCGATTGGCGGCCAAATACGCGAATTACAGAATCTTTTGA
- a CDS encoding carbohydrate ABC transporter permease, with amino-acid sequence MLKLSLSDRMFQIANHLFLALMAVLCILPMVHVLAVSLSSDYATTSYLVKFWPIGWNLDAYKAALESNNFIVAFKVSVLRTVLGTLLTMFLTMLAAYSMSKDDRYFKGRTLYAWFFVFTMLFHGGLIPTYLVVQKSGLTNSIAALILPVAVNVFNVVLMMNFFRGIPKELEEASMIDGAGHFRVLFTIFFPISLPSIATLSLFTMVFHWNSWFDGMIYMNQADQFPLATFLQALIAGFDYTKIGLNPSDLEQLSERSLKSALMFIGIFPILLVYPFLQKYFVKGMTLGSVKE; translated from the coding sequence ATGCTCAAATTATCGTTATCGGACCGGATGTTTCAAATCGCCAACCATTTGTTTTTGGCGTTGATGGCTGTACTTTGCATACTGCCGATGGTTCACGTACTGGCCGTCTCCTTAAGCTCCGATTACGCGACGACCTCTTATTTGGTGAAGTTTTGGCCGATCGGATGGAACCTGGATGCGTATAAGGCGGCACTGGAGAGCAACAATTTTATTGTTGCCTTCAAAGTCAGCGTGCTGAGAACTGTATTGGGCACGCTGCTCACGATGTTCCTCACGATGCTGGCTGCCTATTCGATGTCGAAGGACGACCGGTACTTTAAAGGGAGAACGCTATACGCCTGGTTTTTCGTATTTACGATGCTGTTTCACGGCGGATTAATACCTACCTATCTGGTCGTTCAGAAGTCGGGCTTGACCAACTCGATCGCGGCTCTTATCCTGCCGGTCGCCGTGAACGTCTTCAACGTCGTGCTTATGATGAACTTCTTTCGAGGCATCCCCAAGGAGCTGGAGGAAGCGTCCATGATCGACGGCGCCGGGCACTTCCGCGTCCTGTTTACGATCTTTTTCCCGATCTCCCTGCCGTCGATCGCAACGCTGTCCTTATTTACGATGGTCTTTCACTGGAACTCCTGGTTCGACGGCATGATTTATATGAATCAAGCGGATCAATTTCCGCTCGCCACCTTTCTTCAAGCTTTGATCGCCGGATTCGATTATACGAAGATCGGCCTCAACCCGTCCGATTTGGAGCAGCTGTCGGAGCGTTCGCTTAAATCGGCCCTCATGTTCATCGGGATTTTCCCGATCCTGCTCGTATATCCCTTTTTGCAGAAGTATTTTGTTAAAGGAATGACTTTGGGGTCTGTAAAAGAATAG